attatttttataagtaTTTGCTTGtggcatttatattttttttcctaaaaaagtagTGAAATCCCACGAGAAACATCTACATTGCACAAACTTGGCCAAGtacaaataaatttcgaaattgtgGAATGAAAGTCTGCCaagtaaaatattgtttttgaattttaatttgagaaaagagtttagaaatttatttataaaaaaatatttgaattgaaataaatggCGGGATCGAAATCATTTCGATGAAGAAAAATTTGTGGAAGGTTATTGACGAAGGAAGAGTTCTTTTACGATAAATTGTAGTGATATTTACGTTGAAGAAATAGATTCAACCCTACCaagttgttataatttttaaatttcgtttataaataattgttttaaactgtCTTCTCTAATTAACATTCTAAACCTtaatgtaaacattttaatttttaataagtgtATTCGATTAatcctaaatattattttttcattttacttgacCAACTTTTTTTGCGTCGTAGACGATTTTTTGGAATTAGGGAAATTGTTTCTCCAAAGAGAAGCGTATAATATTGTcaacttttgtatttttacccacaaaagaaatattaattattgaaagtcgACAATAACAAAATTAGTCGACATTACCCCTGCAATATAGCTTTTTCTCATACCTCTAAGCATCAAAATTCGCATTCATTATTCAGATTATTCTATGAAGAAATACTTAATTATGATTTCCATTTGAGAAAAACTAACagcttaaaagtaatttatttcatttatcaaACGTTAAAGTTTCATTCACACTAAATCTTTGTTTACACTTTGATTTTCGCGGTAAACCCAAGTAAAACGtggtttgtatttttaataaattctaagagatggcaccACTATTTTCTGATCAGTGGTGCCATCTGTACAAGCCTACAGCGTCACCAAATTGACAATGCTAAATTTAATGTGTGTGTATGATTTTGTAAATCGGGGTTATGTTAtgtttttttcgataaattttttgttgacgtTTATTGTGTCAAATGGATGGACAACACGATCAggcttttttacaaattttaagtgaAGAAAAGAACATAACTAACTTTCTGGACGCTTTCTTTGGTTTCTTGTTCAGATGGTAAGTACAAAAGAAtccaaatatttctaattctgaaTAGCCAGTTAGTGCAAAAATCTCAGTTTTTATGGCGAAtcacattttaaaatatcgaaGTCTTAAAGGAATTTCTTATatgattaagaaataaattataagtCTTATTTTGCAAGTCTTATTGTAAATTTATAGTTtggcgattttttttaattccgggttttaaatttaaaaagttatctcctcttttgcaacattttttttcggctctttaaattctaatattcaccaaatttgtttaaacatcgCTTCAAGAGCAATGTTTTATTTCATGTCGTGTattggtataaaaattaaataaagctttttgttatttattaatcctcttattctaattttattttactctttggacaaaatgtaataaaaataagataagaGTTGTGAAATGTggaattgttttacaatttttaatgcattgcactcacatgttaaaaattcaagaaaacgcaacaattaacattttcacgtttaaagtttaaatttattactttaaaattttgcgACCCTTACTTTAGCAATAAATATagattggaacagggaatttatttaaacaaaagtaattgtcctatcaaaaacaaaaaacttatcTGGATTCGTCTCAGCCATCTCTAtgagattttcgaattatgctaCAATAAAAATGTACAGTAATGCAAAATAACACTAAATAAACCCAAACTAAATAAAGATAATACTATTGTCAACTTTAACAAACCACTCATATCGAAGAATTGATCTCTAGGAGATTTTTTAATCacgcaaaaaatattatttaaacaattatattgttcataatatttataatttgtttaaacaatagtaTGAAATGTCCGAATTTTGAAATCCGTATTCAAAGGATTTTTCGGATGAAAGTGGAGGGGATAAAAACCATGTTTAAATTTGagcttttactttttgaaaattttgttcacatTCTATAATATTCTAGGAACGATATCTGGTTGTCATACATGACAAATTGTTGttcacttattttttaaacaaatttttaacattataaacaatataattggttaagtaataatttttgcattattaaaaaatcttgagaTGTGGATGATATGCATTCAACGATATCTTCAGATTTTTTCTAAGGCTATTAGTTCATTCTAGCtatatgtatttgtttaaataataatttgtttttggttgattaGGCAATCTCCTGGGGGTATTTTTTGGAGTATCTAGTAATGTGCATAgcaatatttttggtttatattgAGTTCcgaattgcttataacaatttaattgtttaaaattctttttttttgtataattcgaAAATCTCCTAGAGATATGGCTGAGACGTATCCGGATATATAGCTAAATTCAGTGCTTGAAGTTTTAACTATTCAaggttttctatttaaaataattatgtttcaaattgtttagttttgtaCATTTCATTTCTAAttgctgattttaaataaacatttaaatattgctaaatattgaaaaaatgtccgtttttaattaggaaaaaaatgtaattgcttgggttaaaaatataatattttagattgGAACAGTATTTGAACACattatttcaaactgaataaaaacttctaaatataaatatattaatttgaaaatatttgtaaattaaaaatagtttatatttataagatttcaatcgGACGTTTAAACTTGTTTAAGTCTTTCGAATTGaatcagttagatttttaacattcaaggatgcaaattgtttagttttgaactGATTCAGAATTATCATGTGGAACGAGTTTCTTGGGTTATCCTGGTCTCATAAATTTATCCCATTTTCCGGTCCGGTGACCAccctgttttaaaataatcagttttaggacaaaaaattccaaatgccaaaagtttgaaaaaattaatttttataataaattgtttccatGTTTTTGTGAACATCAAAGTACTGCTCATTAATTTGAAGAGCAAATATTTcacattaaacattatttttcagaagCGTAAGAACAATAACAAACtgaaacaaatgtttaataaGCTAGCAATAACAATTTAATAGTACAATTAACTCTTTTAATATCAGTTTTTCAATATACACTGCCGGCGAGAAATAGTGGACTACCTGGTTGTTATTTCTACCTGGATTGttcgacaaattaaaaaagtaatgttcTAGCCTGCTGTTTTAATTCtcctttaaatgttaataattttcaaactttcgtCTTGACTTGTTTTACATTTTGGTGTAGAATTGATAAGTGTCTCATTTTCgtgatacacattttttttttacttttcatctcaaggtattttcttcaaaacttattttaacCAGTCCTTTTGGTGAAATCGTACGGAACCTgataaaagaacattattttgtaGACTTCTCTAGTATATTTTACCACTGTTGTAACTAGTAATGACGTGAAAAATTCAGACACATATAACACACGAGGTACTGGGAAAAACGTTTATTCCAAGCCGAGAATTCGCCgggaattgaaaaacaaatttcgcCTGAGACCCTGTAAACTACTGAATCAATTTCTAATAATCGACtggttacattttctatttgCTTAACTTCAATATCCTTTTAAAAGCAAATgttaatattatgtataataatttaaattatttttaataaaaaagattcgtGAAAGCTAAGTACCTTGACACTCATTTACGACATAGTCTTCAGtatgaaacattaaaaactcGCCTTCCAGCACAGACTTTTACGTAGAATCCAGTGCAGAACATAAACTCGGGTTTCCGCCTGGAATTGCTGAAAAGTTAGTAATTGATTCCGCCCAAAAGTGGAAGAGCATCTATCTGCAAACATCAGCTCTTACAGAGTCCCATGAATCCACGGTTCCTCTGCCAATTGTCGAGGAATCTCCATCAACTTGTGTTGCTGAAGAAGTGGAAGTAGAAACAAATGGCTTTGAGCCTACCAAAAACCTAATACCACTAGAACAACCCTCTGATAGTTACAATGGGGCTGTTAGAGAAAATTACACCTGGTCTCAGACAATAGCAGATTTGGATGTTCTGGTCAAAATCCCAGAATGTATTAAGACTGTGAAAGGACTAAAAGTAGTCATCACCGGCGATCAGATCAAAGTCGCTGCTAAAAGTAGCATATTGAAAGACTGTAATACCATTGAAATGATCAATTCTATTGAATTAGGAGAATGTACAATTCCAGAATACACGACCCTTTTAGAAGGTCATTtctgcatgaaaattcgaaaggATGAATCGATTTGGAGCTTTGTCCCTGGCCGACATATCAGcgtaagtaaaatataatattctgcTTTTTTTGGGTGGATACCAGTAAAATTTTGATAGATTGAAAAGTTAGGTCCAAAGAGGTGAAAATACCATCCGAAATCGTACCCAATGttggataaaaatattaaattctatgggaacatttcttttaaatattttaaaaactctaaaaaaatccGCATTCGATATTATAGATTTCTGTGTAGCGAAAATAAATTACAGAAAGTAACAGACATATCATTTGTTGCTGACAAAAATCCCAGGCTTTATAtgtgagaatataaaaataatttatcattcatATTTGGATAGATTGGAATTTCACTGATAGCTCACCTCAAAACAGAAATAAAGTAACTATCCCTTTTTAAAGTAtggtcaaattcaaatttaagaatattttttacatatatcaACTTATTGATTTGGAAGTGTTATTCTACATTAAAATctaagtaacatttttaaaataaaataatgatataaatttaaatttttcggatattcgttttacatttcaaatatttgaataaaaaaaatgtatagagtCATTCTTGAAATTAGGAAAATTAGATTCTTTGTCTCATATATATTTCACATTATTGTTCAGTAAGTGTTATTCTACATTCAAAatggattaaaaagttttatggagaTTTTAGTatagcagaatttttttattaagatcaTTAAAgcatttcttttctttattttttattacttttagatagtttttaaacgtttcgaatattttaagaagaaaaagtatcggccactttttgaaaaaaatcaaattcaattcTATTCTTacagaaaatatatattgcaaaaaaaatggtATGACttatagttattttatttaaaagtgattttgccaaattattatttaatttcttgttcGCAGTAATACTAACAAAAGTGAACTTTtggaaaactaaacaaaaattggaaaaaactgtttaaatattttctttatatgaAAGTTTCTCCAAGATTTCATGTTGGTCATTGAACCATAATAAATCATTGTAAATTATCGAaataatcaagaaatattttctggGCAAAACAAACATATCATTACAGTTTTagtttgtaatttataattttttaaacggctaaaaaataaaattaacaaacaaatcgaaatcaaaattatttcaattttataaactgaatactcacaagtaattattataattatctaaattcttcaaattaataaGGGTTACAGTTTTATtctttgatataattttaaaacttttaattagacGTTTAAAAacgaattagaaattatttatcgttttaaattgaaattaatcataatttgttaagttttaatttcatgaatttttaaagttaagaatgtgtaattttgcaatattttccaTGCTTCATTAATAATTgttcttatttttgtaattacgAATAAAAAACGGTTCAACTTTTAAAGTATGCATTTAGATACTCTTAAAGGTTTGCTATTTGCATTATTTTCTCTTCAAACCTTTcagtttattatttgaaaaataaacatatcTGCAATTTTGcgaaatgaattaaaatacatAAGGGCACGTTTTCTCTGaccattttgtttatttatttcttaaatagtccaattttattaatttgtaacttCGAATGTATCTGGGAACAGGATTTGCGTGCCATGGCGAAAAATGTGCGAATATAATAGCATGTTATATGATAATCGGTGCCAATAAATTCGGTTATTTTTACCCAAGCGTAAATTTGTACCCAAGCGGTTATTTGTACCCAGCGTAAATACGGTGTAGAAGCAGTCGTATAACAGAAATAGtccaaatgtttgaaaattgaaaaaacggcatattttaaaatttttgaaatagtatGTAAACTGGATTGAAAATGGATGCTGTAATTGGGAAATAAGGCTAAACTTCTGGATTTAAATCAGATAAACTTCACTACAATTCCtatcttgtttaaaagttaattttgaatctaaTTAACATGATACATTTCTCCATTTTTAACTTCCTGgatcaaaacaatatttgattCCGTTTATTTATTGCATATTGTAATAATcagttcaaattcaaaattaactctTTATTGTTTTAATACCTTTGCACAGATTCATCTAGAAAAAACTATAGAACGTTGGTGGGATGCTTTGCTTGATGGAGAGCCGAAAATTGAGTTGGGTAAAATTGACTGTTCGAGAAATTTGGATGAACTGGGAAATGCTGAACAAATGAAAGTAGAAGAATTGATGTGGAACCACCAGCAGAAATTACTCAACAAACCAACTTCAGAAAAATTGGTACGTCactgcattttatttattttgtttcatatagcaaattatttttaaaacttatgacttatcttttttttattttttctagaaaatggagaaaattttgaagaaagcatGGAATGTGGAAGGCTCACCGTTCAAAGGCACTGATTTCGATCCTTCAGTACTCAAATTCAGCTAAATCAACACGGCTGGTTGATACTTAGAATATGTACATTAAACAATAGATCTGTTGTCCATAggtaaattttgcagttaaaataaattttaaaccaaaattttaagtaaaaactattgctttaatatagtttttcagtcttcaaaagattgtttaaatataattatttccttATAAACTGATAACTTTTTTATGGCTTGAGAAGGTTTTAAATCACAGACAATTTCATCATTAATTGTATCTTccttaaaactattttcttggcAATGAAAGGCAATTGTCAAATCGCAATATCCGTTATATTCAGAACGGAAACCGAGCAGATGCTTAAAAGGAAACAAAATGAACCGGAACCGTTACAATCAGTACTACTAAATTTGTGCATGGCCAAATGCAAGGAAccgaaaacaaacaaaaaataccgTTAATAACTTTTGATTAtaggaatcttttgaaaactgGAGAAGCAGAAAGTGTTCTTTGTAGAAATGCATCAAATATTAAGTGAATGCACACTTCGAGTTGTTAAACTTTTCACGTTCTCTGTAAGACAACAAAAATTTGTCCtactttttttactttgaaaatctcCGGAGCCCCACGAATCGACCTCAAATTCAAAGAGCTAAAGGTCAGTAAATCGCGAAACTTTTgtatttcaattcttttagagAAAACTTGTTTCTATTTTTGTGTGCTGCAGCAAAAAACCTCAAAGACATCATGTATGCAATATATGTTAAACGAGAGCATTTGTAAAAGTTCAAAGAGTTCACATTTTTCAACATATCTAAGCTTTTAGAGTTAAACTTCAACAGCTACATATCCAAATTCGCTCTTAGACTTTTTcgttgattttcatttttttatggtaaaatcttctgtatttatgaataattttttattttaattttgtttctttgatAATAGCAGTTCAATTTTGATCTTCAATTAAATCAATGTGGTGTGATACTAGACGCACGTGAGAAATTTTTATCAGCGATAATGATcaggaagttaaatttttctcCTAATCGTTCCTTCCCGTTAAGGCTTTTTTCCAATTATCTATGCTTTGATCTAAGTGAACTCGGAAACAATTGCGTACAAATACCTACGTGAGAAATTTCTGTCTCGCATAATTGAGAGGTTTCATTCCAAAACGCAATAAATctttaaatgtcatttttcagGAAGCGTACATTGTGAAAAATGCTGTTAGATACCTCCAGGGGGTGCATTCCTTAAGTTTTTTTCACCACAAGGATGCATCTTTGGTGGAAATatagttttacaataaaataaaataaattaacaaatgttacaACTGTAATTTAAATCAGTGAGATTGCACTGCCAGTAAAATGTCAGTGATTAAAATTGCTGGAGAATCAAATCATGTCTAACTACCTAAAACCTAAATCTAGCACACGCATTAGTCAACTGATAGCTAAGGAATATCTCAGATATTTGTGACAAACTATCGGTCAAGccttttttaactgagaataacGTATGTGTCGTGCTTAGCTTTATCagtactttttacattctcattcatgagagtgtaatgtactaatcgtccaaattttcgatctctcgTTTTTAACTGTCTTTGCGTTacccacgctaacttttgaaggatttatccaatcgagacagcctttggtacacttcttaaggttcccgaaatgaaggttaagttcgttcagaaatgttcagaaatgttcagaaaaatagtatttttcttacagattaagaaatttaatttaaattcattaccagatatcaaatatatttagaaactatctcagtgacatttttcgattagacaacgattcaaaaagttacagctttttcaaaatttgaaaaaaaacttgtcagttttagaaatttttgtaaaattatctggTGCACAGCAAAAAGACTTGTAATTACATTAACGCTTTGCGCGTTGC
This Belonocnema kinseyi isolate 2016_QV_RU_SX_M_011 chromosome 3, B_treatae_v1, whole genome shotgun sequence DNA region includes the following protein-coding sequences:
- the LOC117169032 gene encoding nudC domain-containing protein 3, translating into MDGQHDQAFLQILSEEKNITNFLDAFFGFLFRCTDFYVESSAEHKLGFPPGIAEKLVIDSAQKWKSIYLQTSALTESHESTVPLPIVEESPSTCVAEEVEVETNGFEPTKNLIPLEQPSDSYNGAVRENYTWSQTIADLDVLVKIPECIKTVKGLKVVITGDQIKVAAKSSILKDCNTIEMINSIELGECTIPEYTTLLEGHFCMKIRKDESIWSFVPGRHISIHLEKTIERWWDALLDGEPKIELGKIDCSRNLDELGNAEQMKVEELMWNHQQKLLNKPTSEKLKMEKILKKAWNVEGSPFKGTDFDPSVLKFS